In Janthinobacterium sp. J1-1, a single genomic region encodes these proteins:
- a CDS encoding type II toxin-antitoxin system HigB family toxin: MWITSKAALAAFSEKHPEAKDRLSAWYKVMEACGANNFTELKSTFNTADYVPAKYTIFDVGGNAYRIVTVIHYDKQRLFIRAIYTHAEYDKWTRQNRGK, encoded by the coding sequence ATGTGGATTACCTCCAAAGCAGCGTTGGCGGCATTTTCTGAGAAGCATCCCGAAGCCAAGGATAGGTTGAGCGCTTGGTACAAGGTCATGGAAGCTTGCGGCGCCAATAATTTTACTGAGCTGAAGTCGACATTTAATACGGCTGATTATGTGCCTGCGAAGTACACCATTTTTGATGTTGGTGGGAATGCTTACCGCATCGTGACGGTGATCCACTACGACAAGCAGCGGCTGTTCATCCGCGCGATATACACTCACGCCGAGTACGATAAGTGGACTAGACAAAACCGAGGAAAATGA
- a CDS encoding sigma-70 family RNA polymerase sigma factor codes for MSALPLPQNDHALAASLFTGHQGWLLQRLLARLRNRAEAEDVASETFLRILHAGSLAAIREPRAYLTTVAKSILLQQWRRRDIEQAYLDTLAQLPDAVQPSPEERAVLFESLERLSRALDTLSPKARAAFLMSQLDGLTYAEIAEKIGVSASMVRQYMAQGLRCCLAVAGNP; via the coding sequence TTGTCTGCCTTGCCCCTGCCTCAGAACGATCATGCGCTGGCCGCCAGCCTGTTTACCGGCCATCAGGGCTGGCTGCTGCAGCGCCTGCTGGCGCGGCTGCGCAACCGGGCCGAGGCGGAGGATGTGGCGTCCGAGACCTTTTTGCGCATCCTGCATGCGGGCAGCCTGGCGGCGATACGCGAACCGCGCGCCTATCTGACCACGGTGGCGAAAAGCATCCTGCTGCAGCAATGGCGGCGGCGCGATATCGAGCAAGCGTATCTCGATACCCTGGCACAGCTGCCGGATGCCGTCCAGCCGTCACCGGAGGAGCGCGCCGTGCTGTTCGAATCGCTGGAGCGGCTGTCGCGCGCGCTCGATACCCTGTCGCCCAAGGCGCGCGCGGCATTCCTGATGAGCCAGCTCGACGGCCTGACCTATGCCGAGATTGCCGAAAAAATCGGCGTGTCCGCCAGCATGGTGCGCCAGTATATGGCGCAGGGCTTGCGCTGCTGCCTGGCGGTTGCGGGCAATCCATGA
- a CDS encoding rhodanese-like domain-containing protein, giving the protein MSLVTEVPAAPQAVALAHFAAMLQFETDCWDVHHTLASGTADFVLLDVRGPAQFAAGHIPGATHLPHGKIIKSKLAHYPDDTVFVTYCAGPHCNGAARAAIRLARLGRPVKIMPGGITGWIDEGFALDTATDDLAAQA; this is encoded by the coding sequence ATGTCGCTCGTTACCGAAGTCCCCGCAGCACCGCAAGCCGTCGCCCTTGCCCACTTTGCAGCCATGCTGCAATTTGAAACCGATTGCTGGGACGTCCACCACACGCTGGCCTCCGGCACCGCCGACTTCGTGCTGCTCGACGTGCGCGGACCGGCGCAGTTCGCCGCCGGCCATATTCCCGGCGCCACCCATCTGCCGCATGGAAAAATCATCAAGAGCAAATTGGCGCACTACCCCGACGACACCGTGTTCGTCACTTATTGCGCCGGCCCGCACTGCAACGGCGCCGCGCGCGCCGCGATCCGCCTGGCCAGGCTGGGCCGGCCCGTGAAGATCATGCCAGGAGGAATCACGGGCTGGATCGATGAAGGATTTGCGCTGGACACGGCAACCGACGACCTTGCCGCGCAAGCATGA
- a CDS encoding GNAT family N-acetyltransferase has protein sequence MTSLYTVRRADRRDATALLALMRGPARFEGYLDQFRVSENDLLERGLGVESRQEFTALVAESASGALLGHAVVYTITFTFDLRPTLVLKELYVEHTARSLGIGHALMAAVMEEGKAQGCARLKWDVLPGNLRAQAFYRSLGGAPDTQWQGWIRCLD, from the coding sequence ATGACCAGCCTGTACACGGTGCGCCGCGCGGACCGGCGCGATGCCACGGCCTTGCTTGCGCTGATGCGCGGACCGGCGCGCTTCGAAGGCTATCTTGACCAGTTCCGCGTCAGCGAAAACGATCTGCTCGAGCGTGGCCTGGGCGTTGAATCGCGGCAGGAATTCACGGCCTTGGTCGCCGAAAGCGCCAGCGGCGCCCTGCTCGGCCACGCCGTGGTCTACACCATAACTTTCACCTTTGACTTGCGGCCGACCCTGGTACTCAAGGAACTGTATGTGGAGCATACCGCGCGTAGCCTGGGCATCGGCCACGCCCTGATGGCGGCTGTCATGGAGGAAGGCAAGGCGCAAGGCTGCGCGCGCCTGAAATGGGATGTGCTGCCAGGCAATCTGCGCGCGCAGGCGTTTTACCGCAGCCTGGGAGGCGCGCCCGATACACAGTGGCAAGGCTGGATACGGTGCCTTGATTGA
- a CDS encoding helix-turn-helix domain-containing protein, producing the protein MNIHNQLSTMPELTRAWTTFQDCTGLRPIRDNADFMSVQELANRLADDVGDDELHPLYSLFEIVLDMISRWEDEHVDIASAPPREVLRHLLEANNLRQKDLGDIASQTLISDILAGRREISKRLAKALATRFHVNVSAFI; encoded by the coding sequence ATGAATATCCATAACCAGTTGAGCACCATGCCCGAGTTGACAAGGGCATGGACGACATTTCAGGATTGCACCGGTCTACGCCCAATCCGGGATAACGCTGACTTCATGTCTGTCCAGGAGTTGGCTAACCGGCTGGCCGATGACGTCGGCGACGATGAGTTGCATCCCCTGTATTCGCTGTTCGAGATCGTATTGGATATGATCTCGCGCTGGGAAGACGAGCACGTTGACATTGCATCGGCACCGCCGCGCGAAGTGTTGCGCCACTTGCTGGAGGCAAACAATCTCAGGCAAAAGGACTTGGGTGACATCGCGTCCCAGACATTGATCAGTGACATCCTTGCAGGCCGCCGCGAGATCAGCAAACGCTTGGCCAAGGCGCTCGCCACCCGTTTTCACGTTAATGTCAGTGCTTTTATCTGA
- a CDS encoding TonB-dependent siderophore receptor — MPPLSMRQISLAVMLLSCAAGATAQTAAPTAIQAAATHRYDVPAQPLNASLIAIASQAGARISIAADLARGVNAPAVQGELTAEQAMRRALQGTSLSLLKTDSGVYTVTQGTPQAGATQEAAVMPEVIITTNYLGQVTEDTGSYTTGAISTANRLVLAPRDTPHAVSVVTRQHMDDFGMVQLSEVLQHTPGVYVQHIDSERTIYYARGFSLDNFSYDGLPWTRDASLNLGESLANMDLYDRVEVLKGANALMSGAGTPGATVNLIRKKPTRELRALADLSAGSWDNYRGMADVGGPLNDSGSVRARAVASYQDKHSFVDRYQRRSELAYGTVEADLSPRTLLTVGADYQHTVPKYSDWGGAPLFDATGQRFFMSRSFNGAPSWSTQQTEAKSVFASLEHTFDSGWMANLRLIHQANRLYAPVAYVDRFPDASGAGTRVTARQFNSDATSNGVDLYASGPFAAFGRQHQLVVGANAYRKQSDNLYSPYYSIPVPNIHTYRGDVPEPIWALEKSREVIRQKSLYATGRFSLPLNMHLILGGRVSSYDNLSSQIDEASIFTPYAGVTWAFTPTLTAYASYSDIFSPQDARDVNNKTLDPQLGKNFEAGVKGVFLDGRLNASAAAFEVRQDNVAEYIDEVNKVTGLDAYRAIDGVRSRGVELEVSGQLAPCWQLQAGYTHKIARGPDGKVNTLAPEDQVSLYTTWRPMPRLTIGGGARWQAKTWQSTWAVVGDGFTTVHQGAYTVIDAMARYQVSDKLALSLNVNNVGDRSYYGISTGRRVSYGDPRNVMLSLNYRY; from the coding sequence ATGCCACCATTGTCGATGCGCCAGATCTCCCTGGCTGTAATGTTGTTGTCCTGCGCCGCAGGCGCCACCGCACAAACCGCGGCACCAACCGCCATCCAAGCCGCCGCCACCCACCGCTACGATGTGCCGGCCCAGCCCCTGAACGCCAGCCTGATCGCGATCGCCAGCCAGGCCGGCGCGCGCATTTCGATTGCCGCCGACCTGGCGCGCGGCGTCAACGCACCAGCGGTGCAGGGCGAGCTGACGGCCGAACAGGCCATGCGCCGCGCGCTGCAGGGCACCTCGCTGTCCTTGCTGAAAACCGATAGCGGCGTTTATACCGTCACGCAAGGTACGCCACAGGCCGGCGCCACGCAGGAAGCGGCCGTGATGCCGGAAGTAATCATCACCACCAATTACCTGGGCCAGGTGACGGAAGACACGGGCTCGTACACCACCGGCGCCATCAGCACCGCCAACCGCCTGGTGCTGGCGCCGCGCGACACGCCGCACGCCGTCAGCGTGGTCACGCGCCAGCACATGGACGATTTCGGCATGGTGCAGCTGAGCGAGGTGCTGCAGCACACGCCGGGCGTGTACGTGCAGCATATCGACAGCGAACGCACGATTTATTATGCGCGTGGCTTTTCGCTCGACAATTTCAGCTATGACGGCCTGCCGTGGACGCGCGACGCCTCGCTGAACCTGGGCGAATCGCTGGCGAACATGGACCTGTATGACCGTGTCGAGGTGCTGAAAGGCGCGAATGCCCTGATGAGCGGGGCGGGCACGCCGGGCGCCACCGTCAACCTGATCCGCAAGAAGCCCACGCGCGAGCTGCGCGCGCTGGCCGACCTGTCGGCCGGGTCATGGGACAACTATCGCGGCATGGCCGACGTCGGCGGTCCGCTCAATGACAGCGGCAGCGTGCGTGCGCGCGCCGTGGCGTCCTACCAGGACAAGCACTCGTTTGTCGACCGCTACCAGCGCCGCTCGGAACTGGCCTACGGCACCGTGGAAGCGGACCTGTCGCCGCGCACCTTGCTGACCGTCGGCGCGGACTACCAGCACACGGTGCCGAAATACAGCGACTGGGGCGGCGCGCCGCTGTTCGACGCGACCGGCCAGCGCTTCTTCATGTCGCGTTCCTTCAATGGCGCGCCGAGCTGGAGCACGCAGCAGACGGAAGCCAAGTCTGTTTTTGCTTCGCTGGAACACACTTTTGACAGTGGCTGGATGGCCAATCTGCGCCTGATCCACCAGGCCAACAGACTGTATGCGCCGGTCGCCTATGTCGACCGTTTCCCCGACGCCAGCGGTGCGGGCACCAGGGTCACGGCGCGCCAGTTCAACAGCGACGCCACCAGCAATGGCGTCGATCTGTACGCCAGCGGCCCGTTTGCCGCTTTTGGCCGCCAGCATCAGCTGGTGGTGGGCGCCAACGCCTACCGCAAGCAGTCCGACAATCTGTACAGCCCGTATTACTCCATTCCGGTCCCCAATATTCATACCTACCGCGGCGACGTGCCGGAACCCATCTGGGCACTGGAAAAAAGCCGCGAGGTGATACGCCAGAAATCGCTCTACGCCACCGGCCGCTTTTCGCTGCCGCTCAATATGCACCTGATCCTCGGTGGGCGCGTGTCGTCGTATGACAACCTGAGTTCGCAGATCGACGAAGCGTCGATCTTCACGCCATATGCGGGCGTCACCTGGGCTTTTACGCCCACGTTGACGGCGTATGCCAGCTACAGCGATATTTTCAGCCCGCAAGACGCGCGCGACGTCAACAACAAGACGCTGGACCCGCAATTGGGCAAGAACTTTGAAGCGGGCGTCAAAGGCGTATTCCTGGACGGCCGCCTGAACGCCAGCGCCGCCGCCTTCGAAGTGCGCCAGGATAACGTGGCCGAGTATATCGACGAGGTCAACAAAGTCACCGGCCTGGACGCCTACCGCGCCATCGACGGCGTGCGTTCGCGCGGCGTGGAGCTGGAAGTGTCTGGCCAGCTGGCGCCGTGCTGGCAGTTGCAGGCCGGCTATACCCACAAGATCGCGCGCGGCCCGGACGGCAAGGTCAATACCTTGGCGCCGGAAGACCAGGTCAGCCTGTACACCACCTGGCGGCCGATGCCGCGCCTGACGATCGGCGGCGGCGCCCGCTGGCAGGCGAAGACCTGGCAAAGCACCTGGGCCGTCGTCGGTGACGGCTTTACCACCGTGCATCAAGGCGCCTACACGGTGATCGACGCCATGGCGCGCTACCAGGTGTCGGATAAACTGGCGCTGTCGCTGAACGTGAATAACGTGGGCGACCGCAGCTACTACGGCATCAGCACCGGCCGCCGCGTCAGCTATGGCGATCCGCGCAATGTGATGCTGAGCCTGAACTACCGTTATTGA
- a CDS encoding DUF4880 domain-containing protein translates to MTIQEQAIHWLVELRSGDTSAVQQRDFACWLAADARHQSAWQRLGQAVDHSFGQLDTAGGAQAVEQTLARAASRQGQRRQFLRGALCLAGMAAGSTWLLRGSPFVPDWPADLHTATATRGRFTLLDGSELVLDARSSADIDIGSARRNLRLRQGQLLLTSAPQAGAPFVLNSPHGTVRALGRRLMLRREEAGTVALALQGGLEIVTAEGGAARVLRQGQAAWFDGRQSRLLPGMLAMQAAAWEQGMLVAVDQPLGELVAALRPYRHGYIDITAQAAQLRVSGNYSLDDSDATLLALAETLPIELRLGPAGVWAGITIKAA, encoded by the coding sequence ATGACGATCCAGGAGCAAGCCATCCACTGGCTGGTGGAACTGCGCTCGGGCGACACCAGCGCGGTCCAGCAGCGCGACTTTGCGTGCTGGCTGGCGGCCGATGCGCGCCACCAGTCGGCGTGGCAGCGGCTGGGCCAGGCGGTCGATCACAGTTTCGGTCAGCTCGATACGGCGGGCGGGGCGCAGGCCGTCGAGCAGACGCTGGCCCGCGCGGCAAGCCGGCAGGGCCAGCGCCGCCAGTTCCTGCGTGGCGCCCTGTGCCTGGCGGGCATGGCCGCAGGCAGCACCTGGCTGCTGCGCGGCAGCCCTTTCGTGCCGGACTGGCCGGCCGACCTGCATACGGCGACCGCCACGCGCGGCCGGTTTACCTTGCTGGACGGTAGCGAGCTGGTGCTCGACGCGCGCTCGTCGGCCGATATCGACATCGGCTCGGCGCGCCGGAATCTCCGTCTGCGCCAGGGCCAGCTGCTGCTGACAAGCGCGCCGCAAGCTGGCGCGCCATTCGTGTTGAACAGTCCTCACGGCACGGTGCGTGCGTTGGGGCGCCGGCTGATGCTGCGGCGCGAGGAAGCGGGCACGGTGGCGCTGGCCTTGCAGGGCGGCCTGGAGATCGTCACCGCCGAGGGCGGCGCGGCACGTGTGTTGCGCCAGGGCCAGGCGGCCTGGTTCGATGGCCGGCAGTCGCGCTTGCTGCCCGGCATGCTGGCCATGCAGGCCGCAGCGTGGGAACAGGGCATGCTGGTGGCCGTCGACCAGCCGCTGGGCGAGCTGGTGGCGGCGCTGCGGCCGTATCGCCACGGTTATATCGACATCACGGCGCAGGCGGCGCAGCTGCGCGTGTCGGGCAATTACTCGCTTGACGACAGCGATGCGACCTTGCTGGCGCTGGCCGAAACCCTGCCGATCGAACTGCGGCTGGGCCCGGCAGGGGTGTGGGCCGGCATCACCATCAAGGCGGCTTGA
- a CDS encoding poly(3-hydroxybutyrate) depolymerase, with the protein MMKLTLCAIPVSLALAAMPFSAAALNAAPLPGLGADLGQASVSGLSSGGFMAAQIATAYSSAIKGVGIIAGGPYDCASTYPDQPPLQNAMSACMQPASAATAADAAVSWRNAQRYAQEGLIDPVANLARQRVYVFSGTEDRTVRTIVVDQVEKYYRLAGVAPAAIAYSKNVAAGHAILTDRPEDGPCAATQAPYINNCGFTQSHDLLRHLAGTGSQPPNLGQPMGELIRFDQNEFVKGSRSSMDDSGYAYVPRDCREHACAVHVVFHGCQQGARRIGARFYAGTGYNQYADSNRLIVLYPQVRASNGIPVNPQGCWDFWGYSGDNPSRPDFQTRQAPQMAAVMAMVRRLGQARATAR; encoded by the coding sequence ATGATGAAGCTCACTCTGTGTGCAATCCCCGTTTCCCTGGCGCTGGCCGCCATGCCGTTTTCCGCAGCGGCCCTCAATGCCGCGCCGCTGCCCGGCCTGGGCGCCGACCTGGGCCAGGCTTCCGTTTCGGGCCTGTCGTCGGGCGGCTTCATGGCGGCGCAGATCGCCACCGCGTATTCTTCCGCCATCAAGGGCGTGGGCATTATTGCCGGCGGCCCCTATGATTGTGCCTCGACCTATCCCGACCAGCCGCCGCTGCAAAATGCGATGAGCGCCTGCATGCAGCCCGCTTCGGCGGCGACGGCGGCGGACGCCGCGGTGTCCTGGCGCAATGCCCAGCGTTATGCGCAGGAAGGGCTGATCGATCCGGTGGCCAACCTGGCGCGGCAGCGCGTGTATGTCTTCAGCGGCACGGAAGACCGGACCGTGCGCACCATCGTCGTCGACCAGGTGGAAAAATACTATCGCTTGGCGGGCGTGGCCCCGGCAGCCATCGCCTACAGCAAGAATGTCGCCGCCGGCCACGCCATCCTGACCGACCGCCCCGAGGACGGGCCCTGCGCCGCCACCCAGGCGCCGTATATCAACAACTGTGGTTTTACCCAGTCGCACGACTTGCTGCGCCACCTGGCCGGCACGGGCAGCCAGCCACCGAACCTGGGCCAGCCCATGGGGGAACTGATCCGCTTTGACCAGAACGAATTCGTCAAGGGCAGCCGCAGCAGCATGGACGACAGCGGCTACGCCTATGTGCCGCGCGATTGCCGCGAGCATGCCTGCGCCGTGCACGTGGTGTTTCATGGCTGCCAGCAGGGCGCGAGGCGTATCGGTGCCCGTTTTTACGCAGGCACCGGCTACAACCAGTATGCCGACAGCAACCGCCTGATCGTGCTGTATCCGCAGGTGCGCGCATCGAATGGCATTCCCGTCAACCCGCAGGGCTGCTGGGATTTCTGGGGCTATTCCGGCGACAACCCTTCCAGGCCGGACTTCCAGACCCGGCAAGCGCCGCAGATGGCGGCCGTGATGGCCATGGTTCGCCGACTGGGGCAGGCCCGCGCGACAGCGCGGTAA
- a CDS encoding DUF2252 family protein, with product MPRLPAPEERRQVLLDRRDEKMARSPHAYVRGNTAQYYEWLQAQPGHSLPEGPPIWICGDCHMGNLGPLASADGSVQLQIRDFDQSVIGNPAHDLVRLALSLAVAARGSSLPGVVTASMLQHLLKGYAFAFLPAELQGTLPRPAAVSMALRGAEQRSWKELAEERFLETRPIIPMGRNFWPISKKEKKAIRELCESSALRALVTRLKSRHKKVKLEVIDAAYWVKGCSSLGFLRYAVLLGIGDGEYCLIDIKEAVQATSVRYADSSMPRDNAKRVVTGARHLSPALGERTMPQRFLGRGIFVRELLPQDLKLEIDELSVEDAASTASYLAYVVGCAHARQMDWATGMHWVRQLQEGREDGSAIPSWLWNSVLQLIAHHETGYLEHCRNYALRQQAH from the coding sequence GTGCCCAGATTGCCCGCCCCCGAAGAGCGCCGCCAGGTATTACTGGACCGGCGCGATGAGAAAATGGCGCGCTCGCCCCATGCTTATGTACGCGGCAATACCGCACAGTATTACGAATGGCTGCAAGCCCAGCCCGGCCACAGTCTGCCGGAAGGGCCGCCGATCTGGATCTGCGGCGACTGCCATATGGGCAACCTGGGCCCACTGGCCAGTGCGGACGGCAGCGTGCAACTGCAGATCCGCGACTTCGACCAGAGCGTGATCGGCAATCCCGCGCACGACCTGGTGCGCCTGGCGCTGTCGCTGGCAGTGGCCGCGCGCGGCTCCTCGCTGCCCGGCGTGGTAACGGCCAGCATGCTGCAACACCTGCTCAAGGGCTATGCGTTCGCCTTTTTACCAGCCGAACTGCAGGGCACCCTGCCCCGCCCCGCCGCCGTCAGCATGGCCTTGCGCGGCGCCGAGCAGCGCTCGTGGAAGGAACTGGCGGAAGAGCGCTTCCTGGAAACGCGTCCCATCATCCCCATGGGGCGCAACTTCTGGCCGATTTCAAAGAAAGAAAAGAAAGCCATCCGCGAGCTGTGCGAGTCCTCCGCCCTGCGCGCGCTGGTGACGCGGCTGAAATCACGCCATAAAAAAGTCAAGCTGGAAGTGATCGACGCGGCTTACTGGGTCAAGGGCTGCAGTTCGCTGGGATTTTTGCGCTACGCCGTGCTGCTGGGTATCGGCGACGGCGAATACTGCCTGATCGATATCAAGGAAGCGGTGCAGGCCACCTCCGTGCGCTACGCGGATTCCAGCATGCCGCGCGATAACGCCAAGCGCGTGGTGACGGGTGCGCGCCATCTGTCGCCGGCGCTGGGCGAACGCACCATGCCGCAGCGCTTTCTGGGCCGCGGCATTTTCGTGCGCGAGCTGCTGCCGCAAGATCTGAAACTGGAAATCGACGAACTGAGCGTGGAAGACGCGGCCAGCACCGCCAGTTACCTGGCGTATGTGGTGGGCTGCGCGCATGCGCGGCAGATGGACTGGGCCACCGGCATGCACTGGGTGCGGCAACTGCAGGAAGGCCGCGAGGACGGCAGCGCGATTCCGTCGTGGCTGTGGAACAGCGTGCTGCAGCTGATCGCCCACCACGAAACAGGCTACCTCGAACATTGCCGTAACTATGCGTTGCGGCAACAGGCGCATTGA
- the ftrA gene encoding transcriptional regulator FtrA, which translates to MNNHLVVALAYDRLCTFEFGCTVEIFALDRAELGVPWYDFAVCAAEPGPIRAMGGIAVQAPYALDLLDQADTIVIPGWRDADELPPAALLDKLRAAHLRGARLCSICSGVFVLAAAGVLDGKRATTHWRYAERLAQRYPAIDVAPDALYVDEGNIITSAGSAAGLDMLLHLVRRDHGAKIGNMVAQRLVTAPHREGGQAQFVPRPMAKDEAGRLAALIDWLRAHPALPHTVASMARRALMSPRTLQRQFQDATGMGPVGWLIRERVALARDLLESPATPMAQVAELAGFGSEESLRRHFRRIVATSPGAYRQRFCHAEMVAKK; encoded by the coding sequence ATGAACAATCATCTTGTTGTAGCTCTCGCGTATGACCGCCTGTGCACGTTTGAATTCGGCTGTACCGTCGAAATTTTCGCCCTCGACCGCGCAGAGCTGGGTGTGCCCTGGTACGACTTTGCCGTCTGCGCGGCCGAGCCGGGGCCTATCCGCGCCATGGGCGGCATTGCCGTGCAGGCGCCGTATGCGCTCGATCTGCTGGATCAGGCCGACACCATTGTGATTCCCGGCTGGCGCGATGCCGACGAGCTGCCGCCGGCGGCCCTGCTGGACAAGCTGCGCGCGGCCCATTTGCGCGGCGCGCGCCTGTGCTCGATCTGCTCCGGCGTGTTCGTGCTGGCGGCGGCCGGCGTGCTTGACGGCAAGCGGGCCACCACGCACTGGCGCTATGCCGAACGGCTGGCGCAGCGCTATCCGGCGATCGACGTGGCGCCGGACGCGCTGTATGTGGATGAGGGCAACATCATCACCTCGGCCGGCTCGGCGGCCGGGCTGGACATGCTGCTGCACCTGGTGCGGCGCGACCATGGCGCGAAGATCGGCAATATGGTGGCGCAGCGCCTGGTCACGGCGCCGCATAGGGAAGGCGGCCAGGCGCAGTTCGTGCCGCGGCCGATGGCAAAAGACGAGGCCGGCCGGCTGGCCGCCTTGATCGACTGGCTGCGTGCGCATCCGGCCTTGCCGCATACGGTCGCCAGCATGGCCCGGCGCGCCTTGATGAGCCCGCGCACCTTGCAGCGCCAGTTCCAGGACGCCACCGGCATGGGCCCCGTCGGCTGGCTGATACGCGAGCGCGTGGCGCTGGCCAGGGACTTGCTGGAGTCGCCCGCCACGCCGATGGCGCAGGTGGCCGAGCTGGCCGGCTTTGGCTCGGAAGAATCGCTGCGCCGGCATTTCCGGCGCATCGTCGCCACCAGCCCGGGCGCGTACCGGCAGCGCTTCTGCCATGCTGAGATGGTTGCGAAAAAATAA
- the corA gene encoding magnesium/cobalt transporter CorA gives MDLSQHAAVVNCEAYRHGKKMAHFEIDKVGEFLGDPDCFVWIGLAGPDSAAMRALQAAFGLHELAVEDAEGAHERPKLEEYGDTLFMVLHTASLDGQAIVYGETHVFLGCRFIITVRHGPSAGYAKLRERKETVPEKLASGPGYVLYSIIDFIVDQYQPCIDMLQAKFQQYETQLFKPSLNEDKLQDFYQLKTELLKLDAAVNPLHEICTQLIRFHGDIVPKENRIYYRDILDHVKRVTHTANQMREMVNAAMQVALGQISIRQNEVVKRLAAWAGILAVPTMVFSLYGMNFEFMPELKWRGGYPAVMVVIVAGCYFLHRRLKREGWL, from the coding sequence ATGGACCTGAGTCAACACGCCGCCGTCGTCAATTGCGAAGCCTATCGCCACGGCAAAAAAATGGCGCACTTCGAGATCGACAAGGTGGGCGAATTCCTTGGCGACCCCGATTGTTTCGTCTGGATCGGCCTGGCCGGGCCCGACAGCGCCGCCATGCGCGCGCTGCAAGCCGCTTTCGGCCTGCACGAGCTGGCGGTCGAGGATGCCGAGGGCGCGCACGAGCGGCCCAAGCTGGAAGAATATGGCGACACCCTGTTCATGGTGCTGCACACGGCCAGCCTCGACGGCCAGGCCATCGTCTACGGCGAAACCCACGTGTTTCTCGGCTGCCGCTTTATCATCACCGTGCGCCATGGCCCCTCGGCCGGTTACGCCAAGCTGCGCGAGCGCAAGGAAACCGTGCCCGAGAAACTGGCCAGCGGCCCCGGCTATGTGCTGTATTCCATCATCGATTTTATCGTCGACCAGTACCAGCCCTGCATCGACATGCTGCAGGCCAAGTTCCAGCAATATGAAACCCAGCTGTTCAAGCCCAGCCTGAATGAAGACAAGCTGCAGGATTTTTACCAATTAAAAACGGAATTGCTGAAGCTGGACGCGGCCGTCAATCCGCTGCATGAAATCTGCACCCAGCTGATCCGCTTCCATGGCGATATCGTGCCCAAGGAAAACCGCATCTATTACCGCGACATCCTCGATCACGTGAAACGCGTGACGCACACGGCCAACCAGATGCGCGAAATGGTCAACGCAGCCATGCAGGTGGCGCTGGGCCAGATCTCGATCCGCCAGAACGAGGTGGTCAAGCGCCTGGCCGCCTGGGCCGGCATCCTGGCCGTGCCGACCATGGTGTTCAGCCTGTACGGCATGAACTTCGAGTTCATGCCCGAGTTGAAATGGCGTGGCGGCTATCCGGCCGTGATGGTGGTGATTGTGGCCGGCTGTTATTTCCTGCACCGGCGGCTGAAGCGGGAAGGGTGGTTGTAG